The Argentina anserina chromosome 3, drPotAnse1.1, whole genome shotgun sequence genome includes a region encoding these proteins:
- the LOC126789274 gene encoding E3 UFM1-protein ligase 1 homolog isoform X1: MDDELLELQKQFESAQQAKSSIRLSDRNVVELVQKLHELHIIDFELLHTVSGKEYITPDQLRHEILEEVKRLGRITLIDLADTIGVDLYHVEKHAQHVVSNDPGLMLVQGEIISQSYWDSVAEEINERLQESSQVALAELAAQLHVSSEMVSSVLEPRIGTLVKGRLEGGQLYTPAYVARVTAMVRGAARAITVPTNLSVLWSILQQLLQEMEGASGVAVEGSFFQSLFNGLVKEGEILGSLRAGVHWTPNVFAIAQKESIDSFFSQNSFISYDVLQKLRIPQPVQFLQSRYPECIPLVTTFIHPSMIEMLDAAVEDALERGSWMDSLSILPMSFGYQDASKLLSLCPSVQQGLKSDKAIIFGESFVFSSSFIKDVYERLDKEMETFIVSGFSATVVSDDSQETKLGHGTSRFTESNETPSDSSSSKQTMEKGSKKKKGRAAANMGVGAGEGDMDNQDSAPAKSKKNQRKGKISSAAQVAESKATAKSVKSKEENLNIPSEEWMMNKIAILVPDFEEQGLDDPQTIIKPLANHVRPMLINSWKERRKALFTENTERMKHLLDNLQKKLDESFLNMQLYEKALDLFEDDQSTSVILHRHLLRTTASSIVDMLLHNLEVHNKLKNGVEVEDSQISESSLNPGERTSIAKNFPGSLSKKALVVVEALEGKRVETFMAALRDVAEESGLLLKKLDKKLERTLLHSYQKDLASQVSAEMDPISILAKVVSLLYIQIYHKALQAPGRAIAVAVSRLKDKLDESAFKILTEYQTATVTLLALISAATGDEEDCSSDRILSKRELLENQMPELKGLVLRTGTSQS; this comes from the exons ATGGACGACGAATTGCTGGAATTGCAGAAGCAATTCGAGTCGGCGCAGCAAGCCAAATCGAGCATCAGATTGTCCGATCGAAACGTCGTCGAATTGGTCCAGAAGCTTCACGAGCTCCACATCATCGACTTCGAGCTTCTCCACACCGTCTCCGGCAAAGAGTACATCACTCCG GATCAATTGAGGCATGAAATACTGGAGGAGGTCAAGAGGTTGGGCCGTATAACACTGATCGACCTTGCAGACACTATTGGGGTTGATTTGTACCATGTTGAGAAGCATGCTCAACATGTGGTGTCAAATGATCCAGGGCTTATGTTGGTTCAAGGGGAAATAATATCACAGTCGTATTGGGATTCTGTCGCTGAAGAAATCAATGAGAGGCTTCAAGAAAGTAGCCAAGTTGCCTTGGCAGAACTTGCGGCACAGTTACATGTTAGCTCAGAGATGGTGTCCTCTGTGTTGGAGCCGCGCATAGGGACTTTG GTGAAAGGTAGGCTTGAAGGTGGGCAATTGTATACCCCTGCTTATGTTGCTCGTGTTACTGCCATGGTTCGTGGTGCTGCTAGGGCTATCACAGTTCCCACAAACTTATCAGTCTTGTGGAGTATTTTACAACAATTGCTGCAAGAAATGGAGGGAGCCAGTGGTGTAGCTGTAGAAGGTTCATTTTTCCAATCCCTTTTTAACGGGCTTGTAAAGGAAGGCGAGATTCTTGGATCACTTCGCGCAGGAGTTCATTGGACTCCGAAT GTTTTTGCCATTGCTCAGAAGGAATCAATTGATTCATTCTTCTCACAG AACTCTTTCATTAGCTATGATGTTCTGCAGAAACTTAGGATTCCTCAGCCTGTGCAGTTCTTGCAG TCCAGATATCCTGAATGCATTCCCTTGGTGACTACGTTTATCCACCCATCAATGATTGAGATGCTTGATGCTGCTGTAGAAGATGCTCTTGAGCGTGGAAGCTG GATGGATTCTCTTTCTATACTGCCAATGTCCTTTGGATATCAAGATGCATCCAAACTTTTATCCCTTTGTCCTTCCGTTCAGCAGGGACTCAAG TCTGATAAGGCAATAATCTTTGGGGAGTCCTTTGTATTTAGCAGTTCCTTTATCAag GATGTGTATGAGCGCCTGGATAAAGAAATGGAAACCTTTATAGTTTCAGGTTTTTCTGCAACTGTGGTGTCAGATGATTCACAGGAGACAAAACTTGGTCATGGCACAAGCAGGTTCACTGAATCAAATGAAACGCCTAGTGACAGCAGTAGTAGTAAACAGACCATGGAGAAAGgatcaaagaagaaaaagggtCGAGCGGCTGCTAATATGGGAGTAGGTGCGGGCGAAGGTGATATGGATAACCAGGACTCTGCTCCTGCAAAATCTAAGAAAAACCAAAGGAAAGGCAAGATTTCCTCCGCTGCACAAGTTGCTGAGTCAAAAGCAACTGCTAAGTCGGTAAAATCTAAAGAGGAAAATCTGAACATACCTTCAGAAGAATGGATGATGAACAAGATCGCAATATTGGTACCTGATTTTGAAGAACAAG GTCTTGATGATCCACAAACAATTATTAAACCTTTGGCAAACCATGTCAGACCGATGCTAATAAATTCGTGGAAGGAGAGAAGAAAGGCATTGTTTACGGAAAACACAGAGAGAATGAAGCACTTACTTGATAATTTGCAAAAGAAACTTGATGAG TCTTTCTTAAACATGCAGCTCTACGAAAAAGCTTTAGATTTATTTGAAGATGACCAATCAACTTCA GTTATTTTGCACCGGCATTTGTTAAGAACAACAGCTTCTAGTATTGTGGATATGCTTCTTCATAATTTG GAAGTGCACAACAAATTAAAGAATGGAGTTGAAGTTGAGGACAGTCAGATTTCAGAGTCTTCACTTAACCCAGGAGAAAGAACTTCCATT GCTAAGAATTTTCCGGGATCTCTCTCAAAGAAGgctcttgttgttgttgaagctTTGGAAGGAAAG CGGGTGGAAACATTCATGGCTGCTTTAAGAGACGTTGCTGAAGAAAG TGGTTTACTCCTGAAAAAGCTTGACAAGAAGTTGGAGCGAACACTTCTGCATTCGTATCAAAAG GATTTGGCGTCTCAAGTATCTGCTGAAATGGATCCAATCTCTATTTTAGCCAAAGTTGTTTCCCTGCTTTATATACAG ATTTACCATAAAGCTCTCCAAGCACCTGGACGGGCAATCGCTGTTGCTGTTTCTCGGCTGAAG GATAAACTAGATGAATCAGCCTTCAAGATCCTGACAGAATACCAAACCGCGACAGTAACCCTCTTAGCACTAATATCTGCTGCAACCGGTGAT GAAGAAGACTGTTCATCTGATAGAATATTGAGCAAAAGGGAGCTTCTGGAAAATCAGATGCCCGAACTGAAAGGCCTGGTTTTGCGCACGGGCACCTCACAATCTTGA
- the LOC126789274 gene encoding E3 UFM1-protein ligase 1 homolog isoform X2, translated as MDDELLELQKQFESAQQAKSSIRLSDRNVVELVQKLHELHIIDFELLHTVSGKEYITPDQLRHEILEEVKRLGRITLIDLADTIGVDLYHVEKHAQHVVSNDPGLMLVQGEIISQSYWDSVAEEINERLQESSQVALAELAAQLHVSSEMVSSVLEPRIGTLVKGRLEGGQLYTPAYVARVTAMVRGAARAITVPTNLSVLWSILQQLLQEMEGASGVAVEGSFFQSLFNGLVKEGEILGSLRAGVHWTPNVFAIAQKESIDSFFSQNSFISYDVLQKLRIPQPVQFLQSRYPECIPLVTTFIHPSMIEMLDAAVEDALERGSWMDSLSILPMSFGYQDASKLLSLCPSVQQGLKSDKAIIFGESFVFSSSFIKDVYERLDKEMETFIVSGFSATVVSDDSQETKLGHGTSRFTESNETPSDSSSSKQTMEKGSKKKKGRAAANMGVGAGEGDMDNQDSAPAKSKKNQRKGKISSAAQVAESKATAKSVKSKEENLNIPSEEWMMNKIAILVPDFEEQGLDDPQTIIKPLANHVRPMLINSWKERRKALFTENTERMKHLLDNLQKKLDESFLNMQLYEKALDLFEDDQSTSVILHRHLLRTTASSIVDMLLHNLVMHNKLKNGVEVEDSQISESSLNPGERTSIAKNFPGSLSKKALVVVEALEGKRVETFMAALRDVAEESGLLLKKLDKKLERTLLHSYQKDLASQVSAEMDPISILAKVVSLLYIQIYHKALQAPGRAIAVAVSRLKDKLDESAFKILTEYQTATVTLLALISAATGDEEDCSSDRILSKRELLENQMPELKGLVLRTGTSQS; from the exons ATGGACGACGAATTGCTGGAATTGCAGAAGCAATTCGAGTCGGCGCAGCAAGCCAAATCGAGCATCAGATTGTCCGATCGAAACGTCGTCGAATTGGTCCAGAAGCTTCACGAGCTCCACATCATCGACTTCGAGCTTCTCCACACCGTCTCCGGCAAAGAGTACATCACTCCG GATCAATTGAGGCATGAAATACTGGAGGAGGTCAAGAGGTTGGGCCGTATAACACTGATCGACCTTGCAGACACTATTGGGGTTGATTTGTACCATGTTGAGAAGCATGCTCAACATGTGGTGTCAAATGATCCAGGGCTTATGTTGGTTCAAGGGGAAATAATATCACAGTCGTATTGGGATTCTGTCGCTGAAGAAATCAATGAGAGGCTTCAAGAAAGTAGCCAAGTTGCCTTGGCAGAACTTGCGGCACAGTTACATGTTAGCTCAGAGATGGTGTCCTCTGTGTTGGAGCCGCGCATAGGGACTTTG GTGAAAGGTAGGCTTGAAGGTGGGCAATTGTATACCCCTGCTTATGTTGCTCGTGTTACTGCCATGGTTCGTGGTGCTGCTAGGGCTATCACAGTTCCCACAAACTTATCAGTCTTGTGGAGTATTTTACAACAATTGCTGCAAGAAATGGAGGGAGCCAGTGGTGTAGCTGTAGAAGGTTCATTTTTCCAATCCCTTTTTAACGGGCTTGTAAAGGAAGGCGAGATTCTTGGATCACTTCGCGCAGGAGTTCATTGGACTCCGAAT GTTTTTGCCATTGCTCAGAAGGAATCAATTGATTCATTCTTCTCACAG AACTCTTTCATTAGCTATGATGTTCTGCAGAAACTTAGGATTCCTCAGCCTGTGCAGTTCTTGCAG TCCAGATATCCTGAATGCATTCCCTTGGTGACTACGTTTATCCACCCATCAATGATTGAGATGCTTGATGCTGCTGTAGAAGATGCTCTTGAGCGTGGAAGCTG GATGGATTCTCTTTCTATACTGCCAATGTCCTTTGGATATCAAGATGCATCCAAACTTTTATCCCTTTGTCCTTCCGTTCAGCAGGGACTCAAG TCTGATAAGGCAATAATCTTTGGGGAGTCCTTTGTATTTAGCAGTTCCTTTATCAag GATGTGTATGAGCGCCTGGATAAAGAAATGGAAACCTTTATAGTTTCAGGTTTTTCTGCAACTGTGGTGTCAGATGATTCACAGGAGACAAAACTTGGTCATGGCACAAGCAGGTTCACTGAATCAAATGAAACGCCTAGTGACAGCAGTAGTAGTAAACAGACCATGGAGAAAGgatcaaagaagaaaaagggtCGAGCGGCTGCTAATATGGGAGTAGGTGCGGGCGAAGGTGATATGGATAACCAGGACTCTGCTCCTGCAAAATCTAAGAAAAACCAAAGGAAAGGCAAGATTTCCTCCGCTGCACAAGTTGCTGAGTCAAAAGCAACTGCTAAGTCGGTAAAATCTAAAGAGGAAAATCTGAACATACCTTCAGAAGAATGGATGATGAACAAGATCGCAATATTGGTACCTGATTTTGAAGAACAAG GTCTTGATGATCCACAAACAATTATTAAACCTTTGGCAAACCATGTCAGACCGATGCTAATAAATTCGTGGAAGGAGAGAAGAAAGGCATTGTTTACGGAAAACACAGAGAGAATGAAGCACTTACTTGATAATTTGCAAAAGAAACTTGATGAG TCTTTCTTAAACATGCAGCTCTACGAAAAAGCTTTAGATTTATTTGAAGATGACCAATCAACTTCA GTTATTTTGCACCGGCATTTGTTAAGAACAACAGCTTCTAGTATTGTGGATATGCTTCTTCATAATTTGGTAA TGCACAACAAATTAAAGAATGGAGTTGAAGTTGAGGACAGTCAGATTTCAGAGTCTTCACTTAACCCAGGAGAAAGAACTTCCATT GCTAAGAATTTTCCGGGATCTCTCTCAAAGAAGgctcttgttgttgttgaagctTTGGAAGGAAAG CGGGTGGAAACATTCATGGCTGCTTTAAGAGACGTTGCTGAAGAAAG TGGTTTACTCCTGAAAAAGCTTGACAAGAAGTTGGAGCGAACACTTCTGCATTCGTATCAAAAG GATTTGGCGTCTCAAGTATCTGCTGAAATGGATCCAATCTCTATTTTAGCCAAAGTTGTTTCCCTGCTTTATATACAG ATTTACCATAAAGCTCTCCAAGCACCTGGACGGGCAATCGCTGTTGCTGTTTCTCGGCTGAAG GATAAACTAGATGAATCAGCCTTCAAGATCCTGACAGAATACCAAACCGCGACAGTAACCCTCTTAGCACTAATATCTGCTGCAACCGGTGAT GAAGAAGACTGTTCATCTGATAGAATATTGAGCAAAAGGGAGCTTCTGGAAAATCAGATGCCCGAACTGAAAGGCCTGGTTTTGCGCACGGGCACCTCACAATCTTGA
- the LOC126786321 gene encoding ankyrin repeat-containing protein At5g02620 encodes MDTETPKSEQSPPEQLQAGQPSLPRKKMTKQLTGKRDDTPLHSAARAGNMAVVKDILENTGEDELKELLAKQNSSAETPLYVASEYGYVDLVREMIQYYDLADAGIKARNGFDAFHIAAKQGDLDVLTILMDAHPELTMTVDLSNTTALHTAANQGHVEVVKFLLEAGSSLATIARSNGKTALHSAARNGHLEVMKALLKKEPGIATRTDKKGQTALHMAVKGQNLEVVELLINADPVLINMCDNKENTALHIATRKGRTEIVKMLLQHKDTEVKTINKSTETAIDTAEKTGNSEIKALLQAHNVPSAKDLKPQSKNPARELKQTVSDIKHEVHHQLEHTRQTRRRVQGIAKRLHKMHTEGLNNAINSNTVVAVLIATVTFAAIFQIPGQWVDDPNDIPEGQSLGEANIAPNPAFKVFFIFDSIALFISLAVVVVQTSVVVVESKAKKQMMAIINKLMWLACLLLSVAFLALSFVVVGEHHKWLAIGVTIIGTVIMAATLGTMSFWIVRHRIEAKNMRNIRRNSMGSQQSRSWSLSAVMSESELLNNEYKKMYAI; translated from the exons ATGGACACAGAGACACCAAAATCTGAGCAGTCACCGCCGGAGCAGCTACAGGCAGGGCAGCCAAGCTTGCCGAGGAAGAAAATGACAAAGCAGTTAACCGGAAAGCGTGATGACACGCCTTTGCATTCGGCTGCGAGGGCAGGGAATATGGCTGTGGTGAAAGATATCCTTGAGAATACAGGAGAAGATGAATTGAAGGAATTATTGGCCAAGCAAAATTCTTCTGCTGAGACACCCTTGTATGTTGCTTCTGAATATGGTTATGTTGATTTGGTAAGGGAGATGATCCAATACTATGATCTTGCTGATGCTGGAATCAAAGCGCGAAATGGGTTTGATGCATTCCATATTGCTGCCAAACAAGGGGATTTAG ATGTGTTGACAATACTTATGGATGCTCATCCAGAATTGACAATGACTGTGGATCTCTCCAACACCACGGCTTTGCACACGGCTGCAAACCAAGGGCATGTTGAGGTGGTGAAGTTTCTATTGGAAGCCGGTAGCAGCCTGGCAACCATTGCTCGTAGCAATGGCAAAACGGCGCTGCATTCTGCGGCAAGAAATGGTCATTTGGAGGTGATGAAAGCACTTCTCAAAAAGGAGCCTGGTATTGCAACTCGTACCGATAAGAAGGGACAGACTGCACTTCATATGGCAGTAAAGGGGCAGAATCTTGAGGTGGTGGAGTTGTTGATTAATGCAGATCCTGTATTGATAAACATGTGTGACAATAAAGAAAACACAGCATTGCATATAGCTACTCGAAAAGGTAGAACTGAG ATTGTCAAGATGCTACTGCAACACAAAGACACAGAGGTAAAAACAATTAACAAGTCCACAGAAACTGCCATTGACACTGCAGAGAAAACAGGAAACTCTGAAATCAAGGCCCTTCTGCAGGCACATAATGTTCCAAGTGCTAAAGATCTCAAGCCACAATCGAAAAATCCAGCTCGAGAGCTGAAACAAACTGTGAGCGACATTAAACATGAAGTTCATCACCAGCTAGAACACACTCGTCAAACAAGAAGACGTGTCCAAGGCATTGCCAAACGCCTTCACAAAATGCACACAGAAGGCCTCAACAATGCAATAAACTCCAACACTGTTGTTGCTGTCCTCATTGCCACAGTCACATTTGCAGCCATTTTCCAAATCCCTGGCCAGTGGGTGGATGACCCCAATGACATTCCTGAAGGGCAGTCACTTGGTGAAGCCAACATTGCTCCCAACCCCGCCTTCAaagtcttcttcatcttcgaTTCAATTGCCCTATTCATCTCTCTGGCTGTTGTGGTGGTGCAAACTTCAGTTGTGGTAGTCGAGAGCAAAGCAAAGAAGCAAATGATGGCAATCATTAACAAGCTAATGTGGTTAGCTTGTCTGCTTCTTTCAGTGGCATTCCTAGCACTCTCGTTTGTTGTTGTAGGAGAACACCATAAGTGGCTTGCAATTGGGGTAACCATTATCGGAACGGTAATAATGGCAGCAACTTTGGGTACTATGTCTTTCTGGATAGTTAGGCATCGAATCGAAGCCAAAAATATGAGGAACATCAGAAGAAATTCGATGGGAAGCCAGCAGTCGCGGTCATGGTCTTTGTCTGCAGTTATGTCTGAATCCGAGCTCCTGAACAATGAGTATAAGAAGATGTATGCAATTTGA